The genome window TTATCGGTCATAAGATCGAAGGCAAAAAGCCTTCCTTCTTCAAAGACCTTCAGTTTTTGATGATCGGTCCGATTTGGCTGTTAGGATTCGTTTATCAAAAACTAAGAATCGCCTATTGATCGTTTTGCGATCCTTCTTTGTTGGAATCTCCCCGATCCAATCTTCTTGACCGGGCCGGGCGATTTCAACATCACGGAATACGAGTTTGACAATAAATAAATATAAAAATCTGAGGAAGTCCCGATGCCCAAGATAGTGAATCATGAAAAATACAAAGTGGAGATCCTATCCAAGTGCGTGGATATTCTCGCGCGAAGAGGTTACTCCGCGGTTTCGATGAGAGAAATTGCAACCGAACTCGACGTTTCCACGGGCACCTTATATCACTATTTTGCAACCAAAGAAGATATCTTTAAGGAGTTGGTAAAGTTCGTTCTCAGCAAGGACATCGAGGAATTACAACTTTATTCCAAAGGAAATCCCGGACAAACGCTCGAATCCAGAGTGGAATCCCTTTTCCAAATGATTCAAGCCAGAGAGGCTTACTTTCAGAACCTGCTCTACATCATCTGCGACGTTTCGCGTTTGAAAAATCACGAAGAAGAAAAAACTCTGATCGCGGACGCAATGAAGGAATACGTCAATATTATCACGAAACACTTAGGTGTTACGAATCCGACTCTCAACCGGATTTTAATCAGCGTGATTTTGGGTACGGTCGTTCAAAGAATCGTGGACGGAGAAGCGATCAGCCTTGCGGACACTTCCGAGATCATCAAGGACTTTATGTCCATTCTTCTTTCCAACTCGTTTACGTTTTAAAACTTCAATAAATTTTATAACGTTCTTCGACCGATTTGATCTCTTTCGAAACACGGCTCGCGTTCCAGCCCAAGTGTTTTCCGAGAGAACGGACGATTTTTGCGGTTTCTTTTTCTTCCGGTAAACCGGGAACTCCTACTCCGGATCTTCTGAAAAAGAAATCGGTCGCAAAACGAATGTCTTCCCGTTTTGCGATAAACCGCAATTCGCTTTCAAAGAACTTTTCCCCGTTTTGCAAAGTATAGAATTCTTCTTTGGCCGAACTTCTTTCCAGTACCTGCACCGCTTGCGAACCGTATCGAAACGCGATGTTCTCGATCAATTCACCGTTTAATTTCGGGAATTT of Leptospira sanjuanensis contains these proteins:
- a CDS encoding TetR/AcrR family transcriptional regulator, which translates into the protein MPKIVNHEKYKVEILSKCVDILARRGYSAVSMREIATELDVSTGTLYHYFATKEDIFKELVKFVLSKDIEELQLYSKGNPGQTLESRVESLFQMIQAREAYFQNLLYIICDVSRLKNHEEEKTLIADAMKEYVNIITKHLGVTNPTLNRILISVILGTVVQRIVDGEAISLADTSEIIKDFMSILLSNSFTF